ACGGGCACGGGACAGCCTGCCGAAATTTGGAATTCGGAGCTTTTGCAGAGACTCGCAACAGCCCTGCAGCAAGGAGGAAGCCATGCATAAGCGCCGCTGGAACGCCCTGAAGTTAGAACTTGTGATCGAGCCCCGCGCTCCGTTGCTCATCAAATCGGGGCTGGCTTCGCCGAACCCTTCTCTCCCTGATATGCAGTTCGTGCGCACGATGACACCCCGGGGCGAGACGGTCTTCATCCCCGGTTCTTCGCTCAAAGGGACGTTTCGGAGCTTTACGGAGAAGGTGCTGCGCACTGTAAATCCCAAGGGCGCCTGTGAACCCTTCCCCTCCAGTTCGGACTACTGCGGACGCCGGTTGGGAAGCGAAGAGAATCCGGCAACAGTTTATAAGCAGTCCTGCCGTGCCTGTAAAATCTACGGCAACACGCGCCTGCGAGGTCGGCTCTCCTTCACCGATGCCTTCCCTGACGGCGAAGTCAAGACCGAAACCCGCTACGGCGTGGCAATTTCACGGCTGACCAACGCGGTGGTACCCGGTGCGCTATATGAAACAGA
Above is a genomic segment from Thermoflexus sp. containing:
- a CDS encoding RAMP superfamily CRISPR-associated protein, producing the protein MHKRRWNALKLELVIEPRAPLLIKSGLASPNPSLPDMQFVRTMTPRGETVFIPGSSLKGTFRSFTEKVLRTVNPKGACEPFPSSSDYCGRRLGSEENPATVYKQSCRACKIYGNTRLRGRLSFTDAFPDGEVKTETRYGVAISRLTNAVVPGALYETEVLVEGRFRTALVLENFEVWQVGLLALTLQAINAGLVKLGFGKNRGFGEVSMTVEQAVVEMAKKPGLPRNAIWGVGAFVEDGERGDYGLRADDRLEELP